In Ornithodoros turicata isolate Travis unplaced genomic scaffold, ASM3712646v1 Chromosome58, whole genome shotgun sequence, a single genomic region encodes these proteins:
- the LOC135374439 gene encoding phospholipid scramblase 2-like: MSEALRKADYPRSTVQIQVARSPPNLGPGGPAGGTVQYQAVPILQSTAPDQSKATQQQPVPVQAAAPKPEPFTVQPSIPPRPGCLPPGDLSFLDGISSLIINSDPEKGHDKSEEWLVVYNSDMEETCYFNIEQDRCEYCMCIGNASCALRGVDTQKRQILKLHRPLRCQSGVRGYCIGWCARQEMHVKDSSDKDIGFVFEDATLWGVSLSICDASRKPVLKVRGPCSIPVTVKNITFQVQSLSGKKVGCIDRQLDTDTNTDAIVVSFPKEMSRSQKACVLAAALLLRVMVCDAGHLSLCLTWALLIICCPVTCIMVQRQQQMDERRLFVDKMEGKARKRKPKN, translated from the exons ATGTCTGAAGCTCTGAGGAAAGCAGATTACCCGCGAAGTACGGTACAAATTCAGGTTGCGCGGAGTCCACCGAATTTAGGACCAGGAGGTCCCGCAGGCGGAACAGTACAGTACCAAGCTGTACCGATACTGCAGAGTACGGCTCCGGACCAGAGTAAGGCGACACAGCAACAGCCAGTTCCAGTACAAGCAGCTGCTCCTAAACCCGAGCCATTCACCGTGCAGCCATCAATTCCTCCACGTCCTGGATGCTTGCCTCCGGGAGATTTAAGCTTCTTGGATGGTATAAGTAGCCTAATCATCAACTCGGACCCAGAAAAAGGGCACGACA AATCCGAAGAGTGGCTCGTCGTCTACAATAGCGATATGGAAGAGACGTGCTACTTCAACATCG AACAAGACCGCTGCGAATACTGCATGTGCATAGGAAATGCCAGTTGCGCACTGCGCGGCGTAGACACTCAGAAGAGACAAATTTTAAAACTACATCGACCGCTCCGATGTCAGAGTGGAGTCCGAGGGTATTGCATCGGCTGGTGTGCAAGGCAG GAAATGCACGTGAAAGACTCCTCTGACAAGGATATTGGTTTTGTGTTCGAGGACGCCACATTGTGGGGTGTATCACTGTCCATCTGTGACGCATCACGGAAGCCCGTCCTCAAGGTGCGGGGACCCTGCTCCATCCCGGTTACTGTCAAGAACATAACCTTCCAG GTGCAAAGTTTAAGCGGGAAGAAAGTAGGCTGCATAGACCGACAGCTCGACACCGACACAAACACGGACGCAATCGTGGTGTCATTTCCAAAGGAAATGAGCAGAAGCCAAAAGGCCTGTGTGCTTGCGGCTGCCTTGTTGCTG CGGGTCATGGTGTGTGACGCAGGTCACTTATCGTTGTGCCTTACTTGGGCGCTGCTCATCATCTGCTGTCCAGTCACTTGTATCATGGTCCAAAGACAGCAACAGATGGATGAAAGGCGACTTTTCGTGGATAAGATGGAAGGGAAGGCTAGAAAGCGTAAACCAAAGAACTGA